The nucleotide sequence CACCGCGCGAGCCCAGTGTCAGGCCCATCCTGCTGCCTGCCGCGGACAGCGCGCCGATCCGTTCGAGCAGCAACTGCACCGCGTCCTCGGGCAGGTAGATCAGCAGTCCCTCGGCGATCCACACGGTCGGCCGCGCCGAATCGTGCCCGGCGGCGGTCAGGGCGCCGGGCCAGTCCTCGCGCAGGTCGACCGGGACGGTGATCCGCTCGCAGCGCGGCACGGCCCGCTCCTGACCCAGCACCGAGGCCTTGAAGCCCAGCGGTTCGGCCGTGTCCACCTCGAACAGCCTGGTCCCCGCGGGCCAGTCCATCCGGAAGGCCCGGCTGTCCATCCCTGCGCCGAGCAGCACGACCTGCCGGACCCCGGACGCGACCGCCCGCTCCAGCAGGTCGTCCAGGAACTTCGTCCGGATGACGATCGAGACGGCCACCCCGAGCCAGCGCCGCCGCGACGCCTCGTCCGCGCGCGGCGGCAACGGCGCCCCGGGCTCCAGCCCGCCGGCCGTGGCAAAGGCCGCCGCCAGCGGATCCCGGAACAGCGGCTGCTCCCGCGCCGTCTCCAACGCCCTCACCCTGGCCACGCCCACGGCGGTGGCCCACACCCCGGACGGCTCGCCCCGTCCCCCCGCGTCAGTCATGCGCCCAGCCTAGGCCGCCGGGTAGCCACGCCCCCGGGCGGCACAAAACCCCAGGGCACCGCAGGCAAGTCCGGGGGTTTCAGAGCCTCCTGTCCCGGTCACGGCACTAGGCGGCGGGGCGTTCTTCGAGGGGGCGGCGGCGCAGGCCGGCCTGCTGGAGCGCTTGCGGCTTGTAGGCCATGTCGAGCTGGCTCACGTCGGTGCCGGGAGCGACGATGGCGTCGATCTCGTCCAGCAGGGCGTCGTCCAGCGTGGTGTCGGCACCGGCGAGCAGGTCGTCCAGGTGCTCCATGGTGCGCGGGCCGATGATGGCCGAGGTGACCCCGGGGTGGGAGACAGCGAACGCCATCGCCAGGTGGGTGAGCTTGATGCCGGAGCGTTCGGCGAGCGGGACGAGCTGCTCGACCACGTCGAGGCGGCGCTCGTCGCTGTAGTGCTTGAAGAGTCCGCCGCGGTGGGTATCGGCCTGCTGCCCCTTGCGGTAGCGGCCGGTGAGCATGCCCTGGGCGAGCGGGCTCCAGACGAGGGTCCCGATGCCGTACTTCTGCGCGACGGGCAGGATCTCGCGCTCGATGCCGCGGTCGAGGATGGAGTACGCGGGCTGTTCGGTGCGCAGGCGTTGCAATCCGCGGGACTCGGCGATCCACTGGGCTTCGACGATGGTGGAGGCCGGGAAGGCCGACGAGCCGACGGCGCGGACCTTGCCGCTGCGCACCAGGTCGGTGAGGGCCGACAGGGTCTCCTCAAGGTCGACCGTGGGGTCGAGGCGGTGCAGTTGGTAGAGGTCGATGTGGTCGGTGCCCAGGCGCCGCAGCGAGTCTTCGACGGCCGTCATGATCCAACGCCGGGAGCCGCCGCGCATGTTGGGGTCCTCGCCCATCGCGCCGTTGAGTTTCGTGGCGAGGACGACGTCGTCGCGGCGGCCCTTGAGGGCCTTGCCGACGATCTCCTCCGACTCGCCGCGCGAGTACACGTCGGCGGTGTCGACGAAGTTGATACCGGAGTCGAGCGCCTTGTGGATGATGCGGATCGAGTCGTCGTGGTCGGGATTGCCGATGGCGCCGAACATCATGGCCCCCAGACAGTAGGGGCTGACCTGGATGCCGGTGCGGCCCAGCGTGCGGTACTTCATGGCTGTCCTCCGGTACTGCTGCTGTTACGATCGGTAAAACGGAACGTCTTACCATTTAGACGATACGGAACACCTTCTCAGTTAGCAATCGGAGGGACACATGAGCACGCCCCGCCCCGAGCCGGCCCGCCGGGTGCGCGCAGACGCGCAGCGCAGTGTCGACGCACTGGTCGAGGCGGCTCGTGAGGTGTTCATCGAAGCGGGCGTGGATGCCCCCGTGCGCCAGATCGCAGGCCGTGCGGGAGTCGGTCTCGCCACGTTCTACCGGCACTTCCCCGAACGCTCGGACCTGGTCTCGGCCGTCTTCCGGCATGAGGTGGACGCCTGCGCCGACGAGGCGGCCGTCCTGGCCGCGACCCAGGAGCCCTTCGAGGCCCTGGCCCGCTGGCTGCGCCGCTTCACCGGGTTCGTCGGCACCAAACGCGGGCTGTCCGCGGCCCTGCACTCGGGCAACCCCGCCTTCGAGCCGCTGCCCGCCTACTTCCAACAGAGATTCGAGCCCGCACTGCGCCAACTCCTCGAAGCGGCAGCGGCCGCCGGTGAGGTCCGCGCCGACATCGCCCCGCTGGACCTGCTGTACGCCGTCTCCCGGATCTGCACGGGAGGCGTGGACCGCACCGCCGACGAGCGAATGGTCGCGCTGCTCGTCGACGGTCTCCGCTACGGCGCGCGGCGCGACAGCTGAGGAGTCCGCCAGGAAACAGGAAAAACCCCAGGTCACGGCGAGTGAGTCCTGGGGTTTTCGGAGCCTCCTGTCGGATTCGAACCGACGACCTACGCATTACAAGTGCGTTGCTCTGGCCAGCTGAGCTAAGGAGGCGCGCGAGAGAAGTGTAGCCGTCTCCGATCAGTGCTCCGGCAGAATTTCGTGCAGGTGAACCTACTGACAGATCGGAAATCCGGGGGTAACGTCACCCCAAGTTCACCCAGGTGGACTAGACCCATCTTCCGCTTCCCTGTGGAAGATCCATTCCTTTACTCGGATCGTCCGGCACGTTCCTGCCGGTGAAGGGACACACTGATCATGGCTACTGTCTCGTTCGACAAGGCAACCCGGGTCTACCCGGGCTCCACGAAGCCCGCTGTCGACCAGCTTGAGCTCGATGTCGCCGACGGCGAGTTCCTCGTCCTCGTCGGTCCTTCCGGTTGTGGCAAGTCGACCTCCCTGCGCATGCTCGCGGGTCTTGAGGACGTCAACGACGGAGTGATCCGCATCGGTGACCGCGACGTCACGCACCTGCCGCCGAAGGACCGGGACATCGCGATGGTGTTCCAGAACTACGCGCTGTACCCGCACATGTCCGTCGCCGACAACATGGGCTTCGCGCTCAAGATCGCCGGCGTCAACAAGGCGGAGATCCGCAAGAAGGTCGAGGAGGCCGGGAAGATCCTCGACCTCACCGAGTACCTCGACCGCAAGCCGAAGGCGCTCTCCGGTGGTCAGCGTCAGCGTGTCGCGATGGGCCGCGCCATCGTGCGTGAGCCGCAGGTGTTCCTCATGGACGAGCCGCTGTCGAACCTCGACGCCAAGCTCCGTGTCTCCACCCGTACCCAGATCGCCTCGCTGCAGCGCCGCCTCGGCATCACCACCGTGTACGTCACGCACGACCAGGTCGAGGCCATGACCATGGGTGACCGCGTCGCGGTCCTCAAGGACGGGCTCCTCCAGCAGGTGGACTCGCCGCGCAACATGTACGACCGCCCGAAGAACCTCTTCGTCGCCGGCTTCATCGGCTCCCCCGCGATGAACCTGATCGAGGTCCCCATCACCGACGGCGGTGTGAAGTTCGGCAACACCATCGTCCCGGTCTCGCGTGAGGCGCTGTCCGCCGCCGCCGACCGCGGCGACACCACCGTCACGGTCGGTGTCCGCCCCGAGCACTTCGACATCGCCGGTGAAGAGGGCGCGGCCACCAAGTCGCTCTCGAAGGCGACCGACGACGCCCCGGCCGGCCTCGCCGTCGCCGTCAACGTCGTCGAGGAGCTGGGCGCCGACGGTTACGTCTACGGCTCGGCCGAGCTCGACAACGAGACCAAGGAACTGGTCGTCCGCGTCAACGGCCGTTCGGTGCCGGAGAAGGGCACGACGGTCCACGTCACCCCGCACCCGGGCGAGCTGCACGTCTTCTCGACCTCCACCGGCGAGCGCCTCACCGACTGATTCCCCGATCGAAGCGATCGACTGGAACGACTGACGCGCCCACCCCGTTCACCGGCGCGAATTCGTCCGCACGGCCCCGCACTCCGGTGCGGGGCCGTCGGCGTAAGTCGACAAATGCCCCGGGATACAGGCCACTTCGACCGAGGGTCGTCAACACGTAATTCGAAAAGACCCCTCGAACCATCCCCCGGCAGAGTGACTAAATGTCGCCAAATCATCACTGGCCGCTACGCTCGCCTGCGTGACCCATACAGCCCGCCGTATCGGCCGAACTCTCGCCTTCGTACTGCCCGTCGTTCTGGTGCTCTCCGGGACCCTCGCTGTCGCGCGTGTCCCGTGGGCGTCCAGTTCCGAGTCGCAGATCATGACCGCTTCGTCGGACACCGCGTCCGTGAAGGCCAAGTCCCGCACCCCGCAGGACATTCTCCGCGACAAGCTCCTGGTCGAGCTTCAGGAGAAGGACCCGGGGATCGCCCTGACCCATCTCCAGCGTGAGGTCGAGGCCCGTCCCTCGCTCGCCAAGCACTGCATGTCGATCGCCCGGTCCCTGGGCCGCGCGGCCGTCGCCCACTACGGTCCCACACGGGCGCAGTCGTTCTCGCGTCCCGTGTGCGACACGTCGTTCGCCTACGGGGTCTCCCAGCAGACCGCGGGGAGCTGACCGAGGGCTCCCTGCCCGCCCCGCATATCGTGCACGGCATGCATACCTATCCGACGCAGGCCGTGGTCCTGGCGGGCGGCCAGGGGTCGCG is from Streptomyces sp. NBC_00370 and encodes:
- a CDS encoding aldo/keto reductase; its protein translation is MKYRTLGRTGIQVSPYCLGAMMFGAIGNPDHDDSIRIIHKALDSGINFVDTADVYSRGESEEIVGKALKGRRDDVVLATKLNGAMGEDPNMRGGSRRWIMTAVEDSLRRLGTDHIDLYQLHRLDPTVDLEETLSALTDLVRSGKVRAVGSSAFPASTIVEAQWIAESRGLQRLRTEQPAYSILDRGIEREILPVAQKYGIGTLVWSPLAQGMLTGRYRKGQQADTHRGGLFKHYSDERRLDVVEQLVPLAERSGIKLTHLAMAFAVSHPGVTSAIIGPRTMEHLDDLLAGADTTLDDALLDEIDAIVAPGTDVSQLDMAYKPQALQQAGLRRRPLEERPAA
- a CDS encoding ABC transporter ATP-binding protein, with translation MATVSFDKATRVYPGSTKPAVDQLELDVADGEFLVLVGPSGCGKSTSLRMLAGLEDVNDGVIRIGDRDVTHLPPKDRDIAMVFQNYALYPHMSVADNMGFALKIAGVNKAEIRKKVEEAGKILDLTEYLDRKPKALSGGQRQRVAMGRAIVREPQVFLMDEPLSNLDAKLRVSTRTQIASLQRRLGITTVYVTHDQVEAMTMGDRVAVLKDGLLQQVDSPRNMYDRPKNLFVAGFIGSPAMNLIEVPITDGGVKFGNTIVPVSREALSAAADRGDTTVTVGVRPEHFDIAGEEGAATKSLSKATDDAPAGLAVAVNVVEELGADGYVYGSAELDNETKELVVRVNGRSVPEKGTTVHVTPHPGELHVFSTSTGERLTD
- a CDS encoding class I SAM-dependent methyltransferase; this encodes MTDAGGRGEPSGVWATAVGVARVRALETAREQPLFRDPLAAAFATAGGLEPGAPLPPRADEASRRRWLGVAVSIVIRTKFLDDLLERAVASGVRQVVLLGAGMDSRAFRMDWPAGTRLFEVDTAEPLGFKASVLGQERAVPRCERITVPVDLREDWPGALTAAGHDSARPTVWIAEGLLIYLPEDAVQLLLERIGALSAAGSRMGLTLGSRGVVERFRGDAGPGSAASMWLSEMPEDPVGWLDSLGWEAETFTLRERAEAYGRPVLTPSRQNEGPGGLVSAVRAAH
- a CDS encoding TetR/AcrR family transcriptional regulator; protein product: MSTPRPEPARRVRADAQRSVDALVEAAREVFIEAGVDAPVRQIAGRAGVGLATFYRHFPERSDLVSAVFRHEVDACADEAAVLAATQEPFEALARWLRRFTGFVGTKRGLSAALHSGNPAFEPLPAYFQQRFEPALRQLLEAAAAAGEVRADIAPLDLLYAVSRICTGGVDRTADERMVALLVDGLRYGARRDS